A stretch of the Marinobacter sp. JH2 genome encodes the following:
- a CDS encoding nitrite reductase yields MRVTKMIMKPLALAVAVTSLGVMSAHAADKHAEGSSLAYEGTASAVDANSAKVVRSPGAPDLTDAEFEKAKEIYFQRCAGCHGVLRKGATGKPLTPDITQERGIDYLKAFISYGSPAGMPNWLTSGDFDEETVELMAKYIMHEPPQPPEFSLADMKNTWEVIVAPEDRPTKQMNDLDLENIFSVTLRDAGKIALIDGDSKEVVKIIETGYAVHISRMSASGRYVMVIGRDALINMVDLWMEEPQTVAKIKVGMEARSVETSKYKGWEDKYAIAGTYWPPQFVIMDGDTLEPKKIVSTRGMTVTNQEYHPEPRVAAIVSSHEHPEFIINVKETGKILLANYEDLSNMNIASIDAAEFLHDGGWDGSMRYFMSAANNSNKIAVVDSRDRNLEALVEVGKTPHPGRGANFEDPEHGPVWATSHLGDQTIQMIGTDPEGHPDKAWKVVRTVDGQGGGSLFVKTHPKSTNLWVDTSLNPSEAVSQSVAVFDINNFDAGYEVLPIAEWAELGEGPKRVVQPEYNKAGDEVWFSVWNTSDKNSAIVVVDDKTRELKKVIKGDYMVTPTGKFNTYNTQHDVY; encoded by the coding sequence ATGAGAGTGACCAAAATGATTATGAAACCACTGGCTCTGGCCGTGGCTGTTACGTCGCTCGGCGTAATGTCTGCCCACGCTGCAGACAAGCATGCGGAAGGCAGCTCCCTCGCTTATGAGGGTACTGCTAGCGCCGTGGATGCTAATTCTGCGAAGGTTGTTCGCAGCCCCGGTGCGCCTGACCTGACCGATGCCGAGTTTGAAAAAGCAAAGGAAATTTACTTCCAGCGCTGCGCAGGTTGTCACGGTGTTTTGCGTAAAGGCGCCACCGGCAAGCCGCTGACTCCCGATATTACTCAGGAACGCGGCATCGATTACCTGAAAGCCTTTATCAGCTATGGCTCACCGGCCGGTATGCCGAACTGGCTGACTTCTGGTGATTTCGATGAAGAAACCGTTGAGCTGATGGCCAAGTACATCATGCATGAGCCACCCCAGCCTCCCGAGTTCAGTCTGGCTGACATGAAGAATACCTGGGAAGTGATCGTGGCACCGGAAGATCGTCCTACCAAGCAGATGAACGATCTGGATCTGGAAAATATCTTCAGTGTCACCCTGCGTGACGCCGGTAAGATTGCCCTGATCGATGGCGATTCCAAGGAAGTGGTGAAAATCATCGAAACCGGCTATGCGGTACACATCTCGCGGATGTCTGCGTCTGGTCGTTACGTGATGGTGATCGGCCGTGACGCTCTGATCAACATGGTCGACCTGTGGATGGAAGAGCCACAAACCGTCGCCAAGATTAAAGTAGGCATGGAAGCGCGTTCGGTTGAAACCTCCAAGTACAAAGGCTGGGAAGACAAGTACGCCATTGCCGGCACCTACTGGCCGCCCCAGTTCGTGATCATGGATGGCGACACTCTTGAGCCCAAGAAAATTGTCAGTACCCGCGGCATGACTGTAACCAACCAGGAATACCATCCAGAGCCTCGCGTGGCTGCGATTGTTTCTTCCCACGAGCATCCTGAGTTCATCATCAACGTAAAAGAAACCGGCAAAATTCTGCTGGCGAACTACGAAGATCTAAGCAACATGAACATCGCTTCAATCGATGCAGCCGAATTTCTGCACGATGGCGGCTGGGATGGCAGCATGCGTTACTTCATGTCTGCGGCCAACAACTCCAACAAGATTGCAGTAGTTGACTCTAGAGACCGAAACCTCGAAGCCTTGGTCGAAGTGGGCAAGACCCCTCACCCAGGCCGTGGTGCCAACTTCGAAGACCCTGAGCACGGGCCTGTCTGGGCCACCTCTCACTTGGGTGATCAAACCATACAGATGATCGGTACCGACCCAGAAGGCCACCCGGACAAGGCTTGGAAAGTGGTACGCACCGTTGATGGACAAGGCGGTGGCTCACTGTTCGTGAAGACCCATCCGAAGTCCACCAACCTGTGGGTAGACACTTCCCTGAACCCGTCCGAAGCGGTCAGTCAAAGCGTTGCGGTATTCGATATCAATAACTTCGATGCCGGCTATGAAGTGCTGCCAATTGCCGAATGGGCCGAACTGGGTGAAGGTCCCAAGCGTGTGGTTCAGCCGGAATATAACAAAGCCGGCGACGAAGTCTGGTTCTCTGTTTGGAACACTTCCGACAAGAACTCCGCCATTGTTGTGGTTGACGACAAAACTCGCGAGCTGAAGAAGGTCATCAAGGGCGACTACATGGTCACTCCGACCGGTAAGTTCAACACTTACAACACTCAGCACGACGTGTACTGA
- a CDS encoding cytochrome c: MARRVGDTFRYLPLLAVLTLWPAFAHSAEPKTEAELRNFVVQDCGSCHGLTFKGGLGPPLRPADIEPLSVEAIEAIIREGVPGTAMPPWKALLTDDEMTWISKQLKSGALL, from the coding sequence ATGGCTCGTAGGGTGGGGGACACGTTCAGGTATTTGCCACTTTTGGCTGTGCTGACACTATGGCCAGCATTTGCCCATTCTGCAGAACCCAAAACGGAGGCCGAACTTCGCAACTTTGTTGTTCAGGATTGTGGTTCCTGCCATGGATTAACGTTCAAAGGAGGCCTGGGGCCGCCATTGCGACCTGCCGACATCGAACCGCTGTCAGTGGAAGCGATCGAAGCGATTATTCGTGAAGGTGTACCTGGCACAGCAATGCCTCCGTGGAAAGCATTGCTGACCGATGACGAAATGACGTGGATTAGCAAGCAGCTGAAATCTGGAGCGTTGCTTTGA
- a CDS encoding cytochrome D1 domain-containing protein → MLRMVTMIAAIVLVGCQALQSEQALPLRGTGDLGLIIERATGSVLVIDHSEHDVLGRVEGLGDLSHASVVYSRDARYGYVFGRDGGLTKVDLLTMTIANRVIQSGNSIGGAISQDGRYVAVSNYEPGGVNIFDSETLETVLEIPAYYVNEQGEKDQSKTVGLVDAPGNQFVFSLFDAGEIWTVDMMATPPDVTRFDAGKEPYDSLITPDGRYYIAGLFGEDGLSMMDLWHPEQGATTILPGYGKGEQRLPVYKMPHLEGWAIAEGNAFVPAVGRHEVLVADMNDWSMVQRIPVQGQPVFVMSSPDNRQIWVSFAHPKNNVVQVIDSQTREIIRTLEPGKSVLHMEFTPRGEEVWVSSRDSNRITVYNTRTLEEVKTLSAQKPSGIFFTNRAHALGL, encoded by the coding sequence ATGTTGCGGATGGTGACCATGATTGCCGCGATTGTGTTGGTCGGCTGTCAGGCGCTGCAGTCTGAGCAAGCCTTGCCGCTGCGAGGCACCGGAGATCTGGGGCTGATCATCGAGCGGGCTACCGGTTCCGTGCTGGTGATCGATCACTCCGAACACGACGTGCTGGGGCGAGTTGAGGGCCTGGGTGATTTGTCTCACGCCTCCGTGGTGTATTCTCGGGATGCCCGATATGGCTATGTGTTTGGTCGCGATGGCGGGCTGACGAAAGTGGATCTGCTGACCATGACGATCGCGAACCGGGTGATCCAGTCGGGCAACAGCATTGGTGGCGCAATCTCTCAGGATGGCCGTTATGTTGCTGTGTCTAACTACGAGCCCGGCGGCGTGAATATCTTCGACAGCGAAACCCTCGAAACCGTGCTGGAAATACCCGCGTATTACGTCAATGAGCAGGGCGAGAAAGACCAATCCAAAACCGTTGGTTTGGTGGATGCACCGGGCAATCAATTTGTCTTCAGCCTGTTCGACGCTGGCGAAATCTGGACCGTGGACATGATGGCAACGCCGCCGGATGTCACGCGCTTTGATGCCGGTAAAGAACCCTACGATTCCCTGATTACTCCGGATGGCCGCTACTACATTGCCGGCCTGTTTGGTGAAGACGGCCTGTCGATGATGGACTTGTGGCACCCGGAGCAAGGGGCCACGACTATTCTTCCCGGCTATGGCAAAGGTGAACAGCGCCTGCCGGTCTACAAAATGCCGCATCTGGAAGGATGGGCGATTGCGGAGGGGAATGCCTTTGTGCCGGCAGTAGGCCGCCATGAAGTGCTGGTGGCCGATATGAACGACTGGAGCATGGTGCAGCGTATCCCCGTTCAGGGTCAGCCGGTATTCGTGATGTCCAGCCCGGATAACCGCCAGATCTGGGTCAGCTTCGCCCATCCGAAGAACAACGTAGTACAGGTCATTGATTCCCAGACACGCGAAATTATCCGAACCTTGGAGCCTGGTAAATCTGTTTTGCATATGGAATTTACCCCGCGAGGCGAAGAAGTCTGGGTGTCCTCACGGGATAGCAACCGCATTACCGTTTACAACACTCGAACTCTAGAAGAGGTGAAGACACTGTCTGCACAGAAACCCAGTGGCATCTTTTTTACCAACCGGGCTCATGCGCTGGGGTTGTAA
- a CDS encoding CbbQ/NirQ/NorQ/GpvN family protein: MTFYQPAGNEIELFRAAADNSLPVLIKGPTGCGKTRFVRYMAEQLGRPVYTVACHDDLTASDLVGRHLIGPEGTYWQDGPLTRAVREGAICYLDEVVEARKDTTVVLHPLADDRRELPIERTGELLQAAPGFMLVVSYNPGYQSLLKGMKPSTRQRFVSMSFNYPEPELEQVIVQKESGCDQALAKQLVDLATSLRRLKDHDLEEAASTRLLIHTAYLMHSGMPPVEACRAAMIEPLSDDAVTVNALMEVVYALFGQSEE, encoded by the coding sequence ATGACGTTTTACCAACCAGCAGGCAACGAAATAGAACTGTTCCGTGCTGCGGCAGACAACAGCTTACCCGTATTGATCAAAGGCCCAACAGGGTGCGGTAAAACGCGTTTCGTGCGTTACATGGCCGAACAGTTGGGGCGCCCGGTTTACACCGTCGCCTGCCACGACGACCTCACCGCATCGGACCTCGTTGGCCGCCACTTGATCGGACCGGAAGGCACCTATTGGCAAGATGGGCCCCTTACACGAGCCGTTAGAGAAGGTGCCATCTGCTACCTTGATGAGGTGGTGGAGGCAAGAAAAGACACGACCGTTGTACTGCATCCATTGGCAGATGACCGTAGAGAATTGCCGATCGAACGCACCGGCGAACTCCTGCAAGCCGCACCCGGATTTATGCTCGTGGTGTCATACAACCCGGGTTACCAAAGCCTGTTGAAAGGGATGAAACCAAGTACCCGGCAACGCTTTGTGTCCATGAGCTTCAATTATCCGGAACCGGAACTAGAACAAGTGATCGTTCAAAAAGAATCCGGTTGCGACCAAGCACTGGCCAAACAGCTGGTGGATTTGGCAACCTCATTGCGAAGGCTCAAAGATCACGATTTGGAAGAAGCAGCATCGACCCGGCTACTCATCCACACGGCCTACCTGATGCACTCAGGAATGCCCCCGGTCGAAGCGTGTCGAGCTGCGATGATCGAACCGTTGTCGGATGACGCGGTTACTGTAAATGCACTCATGGAGGTGGTGTATGCCTTATTCGGGCAGTCGGAAGAGTGA
- a CDS encoding cytochrome C oxidase subunit IV family protein → MLAVYIILMLCTMGPVVAMQAGVDPGILVWMVFGLVLVKAVLLVDHFMEMKHSPLGWRLASQGWAIVVVVVLAGIHLAS, encoded by the coding sequence ATGTTGGCGGTTTATATCATTCTGATGCTGTGCACCATGGGGCCGGTAGTTGCTATGCAGGCGGGCGTTGATCCCGGGATTTTGGTCTGGATGGTGTTTGGGTTGGTGTTGGTGAAGGCGGTGCTGTTGGTGGATCACTTTATGGAGATGAAGCATTCTCCTTTGGGGTGGAGGCTAGCTTCTCAGGGATGGGCGATTGTTGTGGTTGTTGTGCTGGCGGGGATTCATCTGGCTAGCTAA
- a CDS encoding cytochrome c oxidase subunit 3: MSDNVAVRNRHLPGDIAVWFFIFAELAVFGIMFIGFGVARSMDPTTFSAGREALHPWTGLVNTIGLITASYFVALAVHRFRDHRAGTAGLLWWAVAASSIYTFGKVWEYAQLYSNGYNLGTDAFFMFYFFLTFFHFMHVVLGQIILAVLAVKVKKGEYTGDDMHGLESGASYWHMVDLVWLVLFPMLYVLA; encoded by the coding sequence ATGTCTGACAATGTGGCCGTTCGTAATCGGCATTTACCAGGCGATATTGCCGTCTGGTTCTTTATTTTCGCGGAACTGGCGGTGTTCGGCATTATGTTTATCGGCTTCGGCGTTGCCCGAAGCATGGACCCAACCACTTTTTCAGCAGGCCGAGAGGCGCTTCACCCATGGACAGGCTTGGTGAATACCATTGGCCTGATCACGGCCAGTTATTTCGTGGCCTTGGCAGTGCATCGTTTCCGGGACCACCGGGCTGGCACGGCTGGGCTGTTGTGGTGGGCGGTGGCGGCGTCGTCTATTTACACATTCGGCAAGGTTTGGGAGTACGCGCAGCTGTACTCCAATGGCTATAACTTAGGGACCGATGCGTTTTTCATGTTTTATTTCTTCCTGACGTTTTTTCACTTTATGCACGTGGTCTTAGGCCAGATTATTCTGGCGGTGTTAGCGGTCAAGGTGAAGAAAGGTGAGTACACCGGAGATGACATGCACGGCCTGGAATCCGGTGCTTCTTACTGGCATATGGTTGATTTGGTGTGGCTGGTGTTGTTTCCAATGCTTTATGTTCTGGCTTAA
- a CDS encoding VWA domain-containing protein: protein MEEWVGLKWHDYVTRQAMGEFPEYAVHLKDEARTLGVLFRALGGDPALSLVTAEPRQFQIRRKFLQKLAGTHRKFELAWRDDESLRLPDQLALFPSKKLNRDLYLWLAALASLGEVSNYSWLKGNQAMVLELLARWPGLEPIYQRLVKHALRWRPTPESLSGNEAKREAAIRQALIHPGSVDDLPDALTDPWPVVLWLYPVLGRGKVTGQILGDDNTQSKSSGLAKKRKRRRAERVDAFDKDQGIMLFRLENLFTWSEFIPVDRAGDDSDEDDADAVAEDMDMISVSKDRREASSAIKFDLDLPSEENDDLYLGPGIHLPEWDWRRQAFREKFCCLQPMLSKEAIPSPLPEHLMRSAQTLRRQFSALKPLRQWERRQLDGEELDLDACLDRTVQIRRGSGEVDQKLFRQCKHNQRDLACLVLTDVSLSTDTYINNNLRVIDVARDGLQLLSEALTASRDPFAIFAFSSRRRDHIRFHHIKSFDEPYNDTTRGRIQALEPGYYTRMGAAIRQSIKLLQGRPEHQRILLLLTDGKPNDLDLYEGRYGVEDTRMAVQEAQKAGITPFCVTIDEEANEYLPYVFGSSNFVVIKDPTQLPAQLPKLYLNLTR, encoded by the coding sequence ATGGAAGAGTGGGTCGGATTAAAGTGGCACGATTATGTGACTCGACAGGCCATGGGCGAATTCCCGGAATACGCCGTGCACCTGAAAGACGAGGCCCGCACGCTGGGCGTGCTGTTCCGCGCCCTGGGCGGTGACCCGGCTTTGAGCCTGGTAACGGCGGAGCCCCGTCAGTTTCAGATTCGCCGGAAATTCCTGCAAAAACTCGCGGGCACTCACCGTAAATTCGAGTTGGCGTGGAGAGATGACGAGAGTTTACGTTTGCCGGACCAACTGGCGCTGTTCCCTTCGAAAAAACTGAACAGAGACCTTTATCTTTGGCTGGCTGCTTTGGCTTCGTTGGGCGAGGTCAGCAACTACAGCTGGCTGAAAGGCAATCAGGCAATGGTGCTGGAATTACTTGCCCGCTGGCCCGGCCTTGAGCCCATTTATCAGCGGTTGGTGAAGCACGCCCTGCGATGGCGCCCCACTCCAGAAAGCCTTTCTGGCAACGAAGCCAAGCGTGAAGCGGCTATTCGCCAAGCTCTGATTCATCCGGGCAGCGTAGATGACCTGCCCGACGCCCTCACCGACCCGTGGCCCGTGGTGCTTTGGCTTTACCCTGTGTTAGGGCGAGGCAAAGTGACAGGGCAGATTCTGGGTGACGACAACACACAGTCCAAATCCAGCGGTTTGGCGAAGAAGCGTAAACGCCGTCGCGCTGAGCGAGTGGATGCCTTCGACAAAGACCAAGGCATTATGCTGTTCCGACTGGAAAACCTGTTTACCTGGTCTGAATTCATTCCGGTTGATCGGGCGGGCGATGACAGCGACGAAGACGATGCCGATGCAGTGGCCGAAGACATGGACATGATCTCTGTGTCGAAAGACCGCCGCGAAGCTTCGTCCGCGATCAAGTTCGACCTGGATTTACCTTCGGAAGAGAATGACGACCTTTACCTTGGCCCGGGCATTCATCTGCCAGAGTGGGATTGGCGCCGCCAGGCATTTCGGGAAAAGTTCTGCTGCCTGCAACCCATGCTCAGTAAAGAGGCAATCCCGTCTCCGTTGCCAGAACACTTAATGCGTTCGGCGCAAACGCTGCGCCGCCAGTTCAGCGCGCTGAAGCCTTTGCGCCAGTGGGAGCGCAGACAATTAGACGGAGAGGAACTGGATCTGGATGCCTGTCTGGATCGCACCGTTCAGATCCGCCGCGGGAGCGGTGAAGTAGACCAGAAGCTGTTCCGCCAGTGCAAACACAACCAACGTGATCTGGCGTGTTTGGTGTTGACCGATGTTTCGTTGTCTACCGATACCTACATCAACAATAACCTGCGTGTCATCGATGTGGCTCGCGATGGCTTGCAGTTGCTTAGCGAGGCGTTAACCGCCAGCCGCGACCCGTTTGCCATCTTTGCGTTTTCATCGCGCCGCCGGGACCATATTCGGTTCCATCACATCAAGTCGTTTGACGAGCCCTACAACGACACGACACGAGGCCGAATTCAGGCACTGGAGCCGGGCTACTACACACGCATGGGTGCTGCCATTCGCCAGTCTATCAAGCTGCTTCAGGGGCGGCCCGAGCACCAGAGAATTCTGCTTCTGCTAACCGATGGCAAGCCGAACGATTTGGATTTATACGAAGGTAGGTACGGTGTTGAAGACACTCGCATGGCGGTTCAAGAGGCCCAGAAAGCAGGGATTACACCCTTCTGTGTGACCATTGACGAAGAGGCCAATGAGTACCTGCCATACGTGTTCGGCAGTTCTAATTTCGTGGTGATCAAAGACCCCACGCAACTGCCCGCTCAGCTACCCAAGCTTTATCTGAACCTGACTCGATAA
- a CDS encoding 4Fe-4S binding protein: MHAQTVNPEDTLQQKRLITRGAFFLLFLLAPVLNIFRYDLTETHFVLLGFPLSFNLHLDWVAQSSPAEVAGQILFWFILPIVVLVPLALGIAFKWGRLYCGWLCPHFSVVETINGLMTRITGRPTLWEALNKGSTGKAIHWAGLTLVCALIGFSWALALLSYLLPPISLYTDLVTGQIGLYPAIFLGVATAAFTFDFLFARHLFCKYGCAVGLVQSIAWMANGKGKVVTFDTKRAAACRDCTKACDEACPMRLPTRSHKRAKFSCTQCLQCVSACRDVQKDNPEGSLLTWEPGIPGKQTVLIPVREIDTKSRQPRA, translated from the coding sequence GTGCATGCGCAAACCGTCAATCCTGAAGATACTCTCCAGCAGAAGCGCCTGATTACCCGCGGTGCCTTTTTCCTGCTCTTTTTGCTTGCGCCTGTACTCAATATTTTTCGCTACGACCTGACCGAAACCCATTTTGTTCTGTTGGGTTTTCCGCTTTCGTTTAATCTGCACCTCGATTGGGTGGCGCAAAGCTCGCCAGCCGAAGTCGCCGGACAGATTCTTTTTTGGTTCATCCTGCCTATTGTTGTTTTGGTGCCCTTGGCGCTCGGGATCGCATTCAAATGGGGACGTTTGTACTGCGGCTGGCTGTGTCCCCACTTTTCGGTTGTTGAAACCATCAATGGCCTAATGACTCGCATCACCGGCCGCCCTACTCTTTGGGAGGCCCTAAACAAAGGCAGCACAGGCAAAGCCATTCACTGGGCTGGCCTGACGCTGGTTTGTGCGCTCATCGGTTTTTCCTGGGCCTTGGCGTTGCTGTCTTATCTATTACCTCCTATTTCACTATATACCGATCTGGTTACCGGCCAAATTGGCTTGTACCCGGCTATTTTTCTTGGCGTAGCTACAGCCGCATTCACCTTTGATTTTCTGTTCGCCCGTCATTTGTTCTGTAAATACGGCTGCGCTGTTGGGCTGGTGCAGAGCATTGCATGGATGGCCAACGGCAAAGGCAAAGTCGTGACCTTCGATACCAAGCGTGCGGCCGCTTGCCGCGACTGCACCAAGGCCTGCGACGAAGCCTGTCCGATGCGATTACCTACTCGCAGTCATAAACGCGCAAAGTTCTCATGCACTCAATGCCTGCAATGTGTAAGTGCTTGCCGCGACGTACAAAAAGACAATCCGGAAGGCTCACTGCTGACCTGGGAGCCCGGAATACCCGGTAAGCAAACGGTGCTAATCCCGGTGCGAGAAATTGATACCAAGTCGCGTCAACCGCGCGCCTGA
- a CDS encoding cbb3-type cytochrome c oxidase subunit I, whose amino-acid sequence MKYESQRVAMPYFIFALILFAGQILFGLILGLQYVVGDFLFPEIPFNVARMVHTNLLIVWLLFGFMGATYYMVPEESQTELHSPLLAWILFWVFAAAGTLTILGYLFVDYATLADITLNRLLPTMGREFLEQPTITKIGIAVVVVAFLYNIAMTALKGRKTVVNIVLITGLVGLAVLWLFSFYNPSNLTTDKYFWWFVVHLWVEGVWELIMGAILAYVLIKLTGVDREVIEKWLYLIIAMALISGIIGTGHHFFFIGPPEYWLWLGSVFSAIEPLPFFMMVVFAFNMINRRRRNHPNKAATLWAMGTTVMAFLGAGVWGFLHTLAPVNYYTHGSQITAAHGHMAFYGAYVMIVLTIISYAVPIMRGRPYGNSNTAQIVEMWGFWLMTISMVFITLFLTGAGVLQVWLQRIPESGSAMSFMAGQDQITIFYWMRLVAGCFFMAGLVVYFCSFFIKGQADPAEEVRGVANAES is encoded by the coding sequence ATGAAATACGAATCTCAACGGGTAGCAATGCCCTACTTCATTTTTGCCCTGATTCTGTTTGCCGGCCAGATTCTGTTCGGTCTGATTCTTGGGCTCCAATACGTTGTTGGCGACTTCCTTTTCCCGGAAATCCCGTTCAACGTTGCGCGGATGGTACACACCAACCTGCTGATTGTCTGGCTGTTATTCGGCTTTATGGGCGCGACCTACTACATGGTTCCGGAAGAATCTCAAACTGAACTGCACAGCCCCCTGCTGGCGTGGATTCTGTTCTGGGTATTCGCCGCTGCAGGCACCTTGACCATTCTGGGCTATCTGTTTGTAGATTACGCCACTCTGGCGGACATCACGCTCAACAGACTATTACCCACCATGGGCCGGGAATTCCTCGAGCAGCCCACCATTACCAAAATCGGTATAGCGGTTGTGGTTGTGGCATTCCTGTACAACATTGCGATGACAGCGCTGAAAGGTCGCAAAACGGTGGTCAACATCGTACTGATCACTGGACTGGTTGGCTTGGCCGTACTGTGGCTGTTCTCTTTCTACAACCCCTCCAACCTGACCACCGACAAGTACTTCTGGTGGTTCGTTGTTCACCTGTGGGTTGAAGGTGTATGGGAACTGATCATGGGCGCTATTCTGGCCTATGTTCTGATCAAGCTCACCGGTGTGGACCGTGAGGTCATCGAGAAGTGGCTGTACCTGATCATCGCGATGGCTTTGATCTCCGGCATCATCGGTACCGGTCACCACTTCTTCTTCATTGGGCCGCCTGAGTATTGGCTGTGGCTAGGTTCTGTGTTCTCTGCGATCGAGCCGTTACCGTTCTTCATGATGGTGGTGTTCGCCTTCAACATGATCAACCGCCGTCGTCGGAACCACCCGAACAAGGCCGCCACTCTGTGGGCAATGGGTACGACTGTTATGGCGTTCCTGGGTGCTGGTGTTTGGGGCTTCCTGCACACTCTTGCTCCTGTGAACTATTACACTCACGGTAGCCAGATCACCGCAGCACACGGCCACATGGCGTTCTACGGCGCTTATGTCATGATCGTGTTGACCATCATTTCCTACGCTGTGCCCATCATGCGCGGCCGTCCATACGGCAACAGCAACACGGCACAGATCGTTGAAATGTGGGGCTTCTGGCTGATGACCATCTCTATGGTGTTCATCACCTTGTTCCTGACCGGCGCGGGCGTACTGCAAGTTTGGCTGCAGCGTATACCGGAAAGTGGCAGCGCTATGTCCTTCATGGCAGGCCAAGACCAGATCACCATTTTCTACTGGATGCGTCTTGTCGCTGGCTGCTTCTTTATGGCTGGCCTGGTGGTGTACTTCTGCAGCTTCTTCATCAAGGGTCAGGCTGACCCCGCTGAAGAAGTCCGTGGCGTCGCCAACGCTGAGTCCTGA
- a CDS encoding cytochrome c: MAERFTKSMARNIYLGGSAFFILLFLALTFDTQLRAMPERDNRDQITEQVVHGKHIWETNNCVGCHSLMGEGAYFAPELANVFDRRGASDTEVFKSYMRAWMNAMPTNIPGRRQMPNFNLSDEDIDALAAFLEWTSKIDDNNWPPNIEG; encoded by the coding sequence ATGGCCGAGCGCTTTACCAAAAGCATGGCCAGGAACATATACCTGGGAGGAAGTGCATTCTTCATCCTGTTGTTCTTGGCCCTGACTTTTGACACACAGCTTCGGGCTATGCCCGAGCGGGACAACCGCGACCAAATCACCGAACAAGTCGTCCACGGAAAACATATTTGGGAGACCAATAACTGCGTAGGCTGTCATTCGCTGATGGGTGAAGGTGCCTATTTTGCGCCCGAACTTGCGAACGTGTTTGACCGCCGCGGCGCTAGCGATACTGAAGTATTTAAGTCTTATATGCGCGCGTGGATGAACGCGATGCCTACGAACATCCCTGGCCGCCGCCAAATGCCGAACTTCAATCTAAGCGATGAAGACATCGATGCACTGGCCGCGTTCCTGGAATGGACGTCCAAGATCGACGACAACAACTGGCCGCCAAACATCGAAGGCTAA
- a CDS encoding AEC family transporter: protein MAAALALFIKLLPLYVTVALGWVAGRYLEVSGKHIAGMMLYIVTPSVVFSGVMAAPLSAEVILLPFLVMGFCTLIALLHMVFARKLLNDGSEVVIPLTVGTGNTGYFGIPVALLLFGEQGLAIYIVCMLGTTLFENSVGFYLAARGRYSVRDALVRVAKLPSVYAFLLAVSLNLSGVGIPDPFMPLFDNLRGAYSILGMMIIGMSILSFRGLAGNPVFTGLAFFGKFVSWPVLALAFWWLDASVLGIYDQAVHQAIFLISITPIAANTVVIATLLDASPQQAAGTTLLSTLFALGFIPVMVSWVF from the coding sequence ATGGCAGCTGCGCTGGCCCTGTTTATAAAACTTCTACCTCTATACGTTACGGTTGCCCTTGGTTGGGTAGCGGGGCGCTATTTGGAGGTCAGCGGAAAGCACATTGCAGGCATGATGTTGTACATCGTGACGCCTTCTGTGGTGTTCTCGGGTGTGATGGCAGCCCCCCTGTCGGCAGAGGTGATTTTGCTACCGTTTCTGGTGATGGGGTTTTGCACACTGATCGCGTTGCTGCATATGGTTTTCGCTCGCAAACTTCTGAACGATGGCAGTGAAGTGGTCATACCTTTGACCGTGGGAACAGGGAATACCGGTTACTTTGGTATCCCGGTTGCCCTGTTGCTGTTCGGGGAGCAAGGACTGGCGATTTATATCGTTTGCATGCTTGGTACGACCTTGTTTGAAAACTCCGTCGGGTTTTATCTGGCCGCACGGGGGAGATACAGCGTTCGGGATGCGTTGGTTCGGGTGGCAAAACTGCCCTCGGTCTATGCCTTCCTGCTGGCAGTATCACTGAACCTTTCGGGGGTGGGGATTCCTGATCCTTTCATGCCGCTGTTTGATAACTTGCGAGGCGCATACAGCATCTTGGGCATGATGATTATCGGAATGAGTATTCTGAGCTTCAGAGGGCTGGCCGGAAACCCGGTGTTTACCGGGCTGGCGTTTTTCGGAAAGTTTGTGTCTTGGCCGGTGCTGGCCTTGGCGTTCTGGTGGCTGGATGCCAGTGTGCTGGGCATCTACGACCAAGCCGTACATCAGGCGATTTTTCTGATTTCCATCACTCCGATAGCCGCCAATACGGTGGTCATCGCCACGCTGCTGGATGCATCCCCCCAGCAGGCGGCTGGTACCACACTGCTCAGTACGTTGTTTGCGCTTGGCTTTATTCCAGTGATGGTGTCATGGGTGTTTTAA